From the genome of Proteus vulgaris, one region includes:
- a CDS encoding GntR family transcriptional regulator, with amino-acid sequence MIYKDIAKSLRIQINSAGYQIGDPLPAEKSLAQQYNVSRMTIRKAVDLLVNAGLLERKHGSGTYIKEKDVHHENASLKGFVELMANTGHNVKSEVIEFCVIPCPLSIASKLRINSNERIFYSRRIRYVDNKPLIVEDSYMPVKYFHNLTLTHLEGSKFDFIENICQIKISGSYETFHPIMPDSNICQLLKIETNIPILRLSTLSYSTQGDYINYSIMYRNTQDYIVEYHLKREQ; translated from the coding sequence GTGATCTACAAAGACATTGCAAAAAGCCTAAGAATTCAAATAAATTCGGCTGGATACCAAATTGGTGACCCTTTACCAGCAGAAAAATCATTAGCACAACAATACAACGTATCAAGAATGACAATACGTAAAGCAGTGGATTTATTAGTGAACGCAGGATTATTAGAACGAAAACATGGTTCTGGTACTTATATTAAAGAAAAAGATGTTCATCATGAAAATGCTAGCCTAAAAGGTTTTGTCGAACTAATGGCAAATACTGGTCACAATGTAAAAAGTGAAGTCATAGAATTTTGTGTTATTCCCTGCCCTTTATCTATCGCCAGTAAATTACGTATCAACTCAAATGAACGTATTTTTTATTCAAGGCGAATACGTTACGTCGATAATAAACCGCTTATTGTTGAAGACAGTTACATGCCTGTTAAATATTTTCATAATTTAACCTTAACCCATTTAGAAGGTTCTAAATTTGATTTTATTGAAAATATTTGCCAAATAAAAATATCAGGAAGTTATGAAACTTTTCACCCTATTATGCCTGATAGCAATATTTGTCAATTATTAAAAATAGAAACTAACATTCCAATATTAAGACTCAGCACATTATCATATAGCACTCAGGGCGATTATATTAACTATTCAATTATGTATAGAAACACTCAAGATTATATTGTTGAGTATCATTTAAAAAGAGAACAATAA
- the glnE gene encoding bifunctional [glutamate--ammonia ligase]-adenylyl-L-tyrosine phosphorylase/[glutamate--ammonia-ligase] adenylyltransferase — protein MSVISVLQSLWDKAQCGFSSQLNALAPFSEQEQQFLAFSPFATEHFRVNPQWLTDIRQNPPTGIEWQSYETQLTAMLANVNNEDDVMRILRQFRHQQLVRIAWLQFFQLGDIPCALKHLSVLAETLICVARDTLYQQCCQQWGTPCDSEGKPQPFLILGMGKLGGFELNFSSDIDLIFAYPENGFTQGGRRELDNAQFFTRLGQKLIKVLDQHTIDGFVYRVDMRLRPFGESGPLVMSFAALEDYYQEQGRDWERYAMIKARVLGAEKKAYCQVLRQMLRPFVYRRYIDFSVIQSLRNMKSMISREVRRRGMIDNIKLGAGGIREIEFITQVFQLIRGGREPDLQSNSLLTVLKAITTLELLTEKETAQLAESYLFLRRLENLLQSIGDQQTQTLPDNEEDKARLTFAMGYDNWETLYQEISHKMQAVSVIFTQLIGEEDENDEEEDISEFKRLWLLGRLPETSSLLHQSLTVESLNAINQTLQIFRQDIGKRTIGPRGRDVLDTLMPKLLAKICQQPQTLVTLQRVTPLLLSIVSRTTYLELMQESDEVLTHVIRLCAASPMIAEQLALHPLLLDELLDPNSLYQPLPLDAYRDELRQYLLRVPEEDEEQRLEALRQFKQAQLLRIAAEDITGVLPVMKVSDHLTYLAEAIIHAVVHQAWSYMVKRYGEPEHLANRDGLGFSVIGYGKLGGWELGYSSDLDLVFLLDCPMNIVTTGAKQIDARQFYLRLAQRIIHLFSTRTSSGVLYEVDARLRPSGESGMLVSTIQAFDEYQKNEAWTWEHQALIRARMIYGDEQLQQMFSRIRHETLCLSRDANVLQHEVREMRQKMVQHLAPTQADKFDLKTSSGGITDIEFIAQYLVLRFSHQYPALTRWSDNVRIFELMAKYQVMDEEEAQALTHAYVTLRNELHHLALQALPAIVDNNCFIVEREHVLKSKQKWLGEQE, from the coding sequence ATGTCTGTTATCAGTGTACTTCAATCATTGTGGGATAAAGCACAGTGTGGTTTTTCTTCTCAACTTAATGCGCTGGCACCTTTTAGTGAACAAGAACAACAATTTCTTGCATTTAGTCCCTTTGCCACCGAGCATTTTCGAGTTAATCCTCAATGGTTGACTGATATCAGGCAGAATCCACCCACAGGTATCGAATGGCAGAGTTATGAAACTCAACTAACAGCAATGTTAGCCAATGTTAATAATGAAGATGATGTTATGCGGATCTTACGTCAATTTCGCCATCAACAATTAGTGCGCATTGCATGGTTACAATTTTTCCAATTAGGCGATATCCCTTGTGCGCTAAAACATTTAAGTGTACTGGCTGAAACCCTAATTTGTGTCGCAAGAGACACGCTTTATCAGCAATGTTGCCAACAATGGGGAACACCTTGTGATAGTGAAGGTAAACCTCAACCATTTCTGATCTTAGGTATGGGGAAATTAGGTGGATTTGAACTTAATTTTTCTTCTGATATCGACTTAATTTTTGCTTATCCTGAAAATGGATTTACCCAAGGTGGACGTCGAGAGCTTGATAATGCTCAGTTTTTTACACGATTAGGCCAAAAGCTGATTAAAGTACTGGATCAACACACTATTGATGGCTTCGTCTATCGTGTTGATATGCGATTGCGTCCATTTGGCGAAAGTGGGCCTTTGGTAATGAGTTTTGCAGCGCTTGAAGATTATTACCAAGAGCAAGGGCGAGACTGGGAGCGCTATGCAATGATCAAAGCGCGCGTATTAGGGGCAGAAAAGAAAGCGTATTGCCAAGTTTTACGTCAAATGCTACGTCCTTTTGTTTATCGCCGCTATATTGATTTCAGTGTTATTCAATCGCTACGAAATATGAAATCCATGATAAGTCGTGAAGTACGTCGCCGTGGCATGATTGATAACATAAAACTCGGTGCAGGTGGCATTCGTGAAATTGAATTTATTACACAAGTTTTTCAGTTAATTCGCGGTGGCAGAGAGCCTGATCTACAGAGTAACTCACTATTAACAGTATTAAAGGCGATCACAACGCTTGAATTATTAACAGAAAAAGAAACAGCACAATTAGCTGAAAGCTATCTCTTTCTTCGTCGATTAGAAAACTTATTACAATCCATTGGTGATCAGCAGACGCAAACCTTACCAGATAATGAAGAGGATAAAGCGCGGCTCACTTTTGCAATGGGATATGATAATTGGGAAACGCTTTATCAAGAAATTAGCCACAAAATGCAGGCTGTTTCTGTTATTTTCACGCAATTGATTGGTGAAGAAGATGAAAATGATGAAGAAGAGGATATCTCTGAGTTTAAACGTCTCTGGTTACTTGGGCGTTTGCCTGAAACGTCGTCATTACTTCATCAATCACTTACGGTTGAGTCACTGAATGCGATTAATCAGACGTTACAGATATTTCGCCAAGATATTGGTAAGCGAACGATAGGGCCGAGAGGGCGAGATGTTCTTGATACATTAATGCCAAAATTACTGGCTAAGATTTGCCAACAACCTCAAACGTTAGTTACGTTACAACGAGTTACCCCGTTACTATTAAGTATTGTGAGTCGTACAACCTATTTAGAGTTGATGCAAGAGTCTGATGAAGTTCTCACTCATGTTATACGATTATGTGCAGCATCTCCGATGATAGCAGAACAGTTGGCACTTCATCCTTTACTGTTAGATGAATTACTTGATCCTAATTCACTCTATCAGCCACTACCTTTAGATGCGTATCGTGATGAATTACGTCAATATTTATTACGTGTACCAGAAGAAGATGAAGAACAACGACTAGAAGCACTGCGCCAATTTAAACAAGCTCAACTGTTGCGCATTGCTGCGGAAGACATCACGGGTGTATTACCCGTGATGAAAGTTAGCGATCACTTAACATATCTAGCGGAAGCCATCATTCATGCTGTTGTTCATCAAGCTTGGTCATATATGGTGAAGCGTTATGGTGAGCCTGAACATTTAGCCAATCGTGATGGGCTAGGTTTTTCGGTGATTGGGTACGGCAAATTAGGGGGATGGGAATTAGGCTATAGCTCAGATTTAGACTTGGTGTTTTTATTAGACTGTCCAATGAATATCGTGACAACTGGAGCAAAACAGATTGATGCTCGTCAGTTTTATTTGCGCCTAGCTCAACGCATTATCCATTTATTTAGTACACGAACCTCCTCTGGCGTCTTGTATGAAGTTGATGCGCGTTTACGCCCTTCCGGTGAATCAGGAATGTTAGTAAGTACGATCCAAGCTTTCGATGAATATCAGAAAAATGAAGCATGGACATGGGAGCATCAAGCCTTAATTAGAGCCAGAATGATTTATGGTGATGAGCAACTACAACAGATGTTTTCTCGTATTCGCCACGAAACATTATGCCTTTCTCGTGATGCTAATGTATTACAACATGAAGTGCGCGAAATGCGCCAAAAAATGGTGCAACATCTTGCACCAACACAAGCAGACAAGTTTGATTTAAAAACCTCATCAGGCGGTATTACCGATATTGAATTTATCGCTCAATATTTGGTATTGCGTTTTTCTCATCAATATCCTGCATTAACACGTTGGTCTGATAATGTGCGTATTTTTGAGTTAATGGCAAAATATCAAGTGATGGATGAAGAAGAAGCTCAGGCTTTAACACATGCTTATGTCACATTACGTAATGAATTACACCATCTTGCACTACAAGCGTTACCTGCGATTGTCGATAACAATTGTTTTATTGTAGAGCGAGAACACGTATTAAAAAGCAAGCAAAAGTGGCTTGGTGAGCAAGAATAA
- a CDS encoding TIGR04211 family SH3 domain-containing protein — translation MRKLPLLFISLLGLGVSLSSHAETRYVSDELSTYVHSGPGNQYRIVGSLNSGSTVTVLSRNAATGYVQIKDDKDRTVWLPENQLSAQPSMRTRIPAMEKEIQTLRDKLANIDQSWNQRTIDMQNKVSNSDDIINGLKKENEQMRTKLAVAEKKLDFANQQLDDRQRDIILQWFMYGGGVAGAGLIFGLILPHIIPRRRKRNDRWMN, via the coding sequence ATGCGAAAATTACCCTTACTTTTTATTTCCTTACTTGGCTTAGGTGTTTCTCTGAGCTCACACGCAGAAACTCGCTATGTTTCCGATGAATTATCCACTTATGTGCATAGTGGACCAGGAAATCAGTACCGAATTGTTGGCTCTTTAAATTCAGGTTCAACAGTGACCGTACTTTCTCGCAATGCGGCAACAGGTTATGTACAAATTAAAGATGATAAAGATCGTACTGTCTGGTTGCCAGAAAACCAACTAAGCGCCCAACCAAGTATGCGTACTCGTATTCCTGCTATGGAAAAAGAGATCCAAACACTACGCGATAAACTAGCGAATATCGACCAAAGCTGGAATCAACGTACTATAGATATGCAAAATAAAGTCTCAAACAGCGATGACATAATCAACGGTTTGAAAAAAGAAAATGAGCAGATGAGAACAAAACTTGCGGTTGCTGAGAAAAAACTCGATTTTGCTAATCAACAGTTAGATGATCGACAACGTGACATCATCTTACAGTGGTTTATGTATGGTGGTGGTGTTGCTGGTGCGGGTCTTATTTTTGGTCTGATCCTTCCGCATATCATTCCTCGTCGCCGTAAACGCAACGATCGTTGGATGAACTAA
- the ribB gene encoding 3,4-dihydroxy-2-butanone-4-phosphate synthase — protein MNQTLLSEFGNPFERVELALEALRAGKGVMVLDDENRENEGDMIFAAETMTTEQMAMSIRHGSGIVCLCITEERRQQLDLPMMVENNTSHFHTAFTVTIEAAQGVTTGVSASDRLTTVRAAAADNAKPSDLNRPGHVFPLRGQPGGVLTRGGHTEASIDLATLAGFKPVAVLCELTNDDGTMARAPEVITFAKKHNMPVLTIEDLVAYRLREEKKAG, from the coding sequence ATGAATCAGACGCTACTTTCCGAATTCGGTAATCCATTTGAGCGTGTTGAACTTGCTCTTGAAGCCCTTCGTGCTGGTAAAGGCGTGATGGTGCTCGACGACGAGAACCGCGAAAATGAAGGCGATATGATTTTCGCAGCAGAAACGATGACCACAGAACAAATGGCGATGTCTATTCGTCATGGTAGTGGCATTGTGTGTTTATGCATTACAGAAGAACGCCGCCAGCAACTTGATTTGCCTATGATGGTGGAAAATAACACTAGTCATTTCCATACAGCATTTACAGTAACGATTGAAGCGGCACAAGGTGTAACAACAGGTGTTTCAGCATCTGATCGTTTAACCACAGTACGTGCAGCTGCTGCTGACAATGCAAAACCAAGTGATTTAAATCGTCCAGGCCATGTATTCCCATTACGAGGCCAACCTGGTGGTGTATTGACTCGTGGAGGACACACAGAAGCGTCAATTGATTTAGCAACATTAGCTGGTTTTAAACCAGTTGCAGTGTTATGCGAATTAACCAATGACGATGGCACAATGGCAAGAGCACCTGAAGTGATTACTTTTGCTAAAAAGCACAATATGCCTGTGTTAACTATTGAAGATTTAGTGGCTTATCGTCTTCGTGAGGAGAAAAAAGCTGGCTGA
- the hldE gene encoding bifunctional D-glycero-beta-D-manno-heptose-7-phosphate kinase/D-glycero-beta-D-manno-heptose 1-phosphate adenylyltransferase HldE: MKVTLPDFNKANVLVVGDVMLDRYWYGPTSRISPEAPVPVVKVDTTEERPGGAANVAMNIASLGANSRLVGLTGIDEAAKALSNTLNQVNVRCDFVSVATHPTITKLRVLSRNQQLIRLDFEEGFSNVDPQPIYERIQQALPSIGALILSDYAKGALSHVQEMIQLAKKAGVPVLIDPKGCDFERYRGATLLTPNMSEFEQVVGVCKNDDELVEKGTQLVRDLELDALLITRSERGMSLIRANEAPLHLPTQAQEVYDVTGAGDTVIGVLATSLAAGKPLSEACFLANAAAGVVVGKLGTSTVSPIELENAIRGRADNGFGIMEEEQLKQAVELARQRGERIVMTNGCFDILHAGHVSYLANARKLGDRLIVAVNSDASTKRLKGETRPVNPLEQRMTVLGALGAVDWVVAFEEDTPQRLIASVLPDILVKGGDYKPEDIAGSKEVWAAGGEVKVLNFEDGISTTNIINAIKKK, translated from the coding sequence ATGAAAGTAACGCTGCCGGATTTTAATAAGGCCAATGTACTGGTTGTCGGTGACGTCATGTTAGACCGCTATTGGTATGGCCCCACAAGCCGTATTTCACCAGAAGCCCCAGTGCCAGTGGTCAAAGTAGATACCACAGAAGAGCGTCCCGGTGGTGCGGCAAACGTGGCAATGAATATTGCTTCACTTGGTGCTAATTCACGTTTAGTGGGTTTAACGGGTATTGATGAAGCCGCCAAAGCATTGAGTAATACATTAAATCAGGTCAATGTACGCTGTGATTTTGTCTCTGTTGCGACACATCCAACCATTACAAAATTACGAGTGCTTTCACGTAATCAACAATTAATCCGTCTTGATTTTGAAGAAGGGTTTAGCAATGTTGACCCTCAACCTATCTATGAACGAATTCAACAAGCCTTGCCTTCTATTGGCGCACTGATTTTATCAGATTACGCGAAAGGCGCACTTTCTCATGTTCAAGAAATGATCCAACTTGCAAAGAAAGCGGGTGTTCCAGTATTAATCGATCCTAAAGGGTGTGATTTTGAGCGTTATCGTGGCGCAACGTTATTAACGCCAAATATGTCAGAATTTGAACAAGTTGTCGGCGTTTGTAAAAACGATGATGAGCTAGTGGAAAAAGGTACTCAATTAGTTCGAGATTTAGAGCTTGATGCTTTACTGATCACACGTTCTGAACGTGGAATGAGCCTTATTCGAGCGAATGAAGCGCCATTACACTTACCAACACAAGCCCAAGAAGTTTATGATGTTACTGGTGCGGGCGACACTGTAATAGGTGTATTAGCAACCTCTTTAGCTGCAGGTAAACCTTTAAGTGAAGCCTGTTTCCTTGCAAATGCAGCTGCGGGTGTTGTGGTGGGTAAATTAGGGACATCGACAGTATCACCTATTGAACTGGAAAATGCCATTCGTGGTCGTGCCGACAACGGTTTTGGTATAATGGAAGAAGAACAATTAAAACAGGCAGTTGAATTAGCACGTCAGCGCGGTGAGCGCATTGTGATGACTAATGGATGTTTTGATATTCTTCACGCAGGCCATGTCAGTTATTTAGCAAATGCACGTAAATTAGGTGACCGCCTTATTGTTGCTGTAAATAGTGATGCATCGACTAAGCGATTAAAAGGTGAAACACGTCCTGTTAACCCATTAGAGCAGCGTATGACAGTGCTTGGAGCCTTAGGTGCAGTAGACTGGGTTGTTGCGTTTGAGGAAGATACACCACAGCGCTTAATTGCCTCTGTCTTACCAGATATTTTAGTCAAAGGTGGGGATTATAAACCTGAAGATATCGCGGGTAGTAAAGAAGTTTGGGCTGCAGGCGGTGAAGTAAAAGTGCTGAATTTTGAAGATGGCATTTCTACAACGAATATTATTAATGCGATTAAAAAGAAATAA
- a CDS encoding inorganic triphosphatase, giving the protein MSQLETELKMSAIPAAIPHIIQRILTLPHQHSAPKKLTNLYFETTDNQIRRWDMGLRIRGVDDSYEMTIKTAGKVVAGLHQRPEYNVELTQPKLDLARFPAEIWPEKTDLALLESQLNVLFHTDFYREIWLVEYQDSQIEVVLDQGAIRTEQYELPIEEFELELKKGKVSDVIALATYLGEKGGLRLASRSKAARGYYLAKDKPALSLSVVNLSPSDTTAQQLTKWLSAIQALEEAIFANPTPPTITMPAMLALFSDWCKKQSDLPEFMQQSLNAISPLTFTTATDYYHVLWLNFKLSSTSWLLSIA; this is encoded by the coding sequence ATGAGCCAATTAGAAACCGAACTCAAAATGAGTGCCATACCTGCCGCTATTCCTCATATTATTCAGCGCATTCTGACTCTACCACATCAGCACTCTGCACCCAAAAAGCTGACTAATCTTTACTTTGAGACGACAGATAATCAAATTCGTCGTTGGGATATGGGGCTGCGTATTCGTGGTGTTGATGACAGTTATGAAATGACAATTAAAACAGCCGGCAAAGTTGTTGCAGGTTTGCATCAACGTCCAGAATATAATGTTGAGTTAACACAACCTAAATTAGATTTAGCTCGCTTTCCCGCAGAAATCTGGCCAGAAAAAACGGATCTAGCTTTATTAGAATCCCAGCTTAATGTGTTATTTCATACGGATTTTTATCGTGAAATCTGGCTTGTTGAGTATCAAGATAGTCAAATAGAAGTGGTTTTAGATCAAGGCGCTATTCGTACTGAGCAATATGAATTACCGATTGAAGAGTTTGAGCTAGAACTTAAAAAAGGTAAGGTGTCAGACGTTATTGCATTAGCGACGTATTTAGGTGAAAAAGGTGGATTACGTCTTGCCTCTCGCAGTAAAGCAGCTCGAGGTTATTATCTGGCAAAAGATAAACCTGCGTTATCGTTGAGTGTCGTGAATCTGTCTCCTAGTGATACAACGGCACAACAACTTACAAAATGGTTAAGTGCAATACAGGCATTAGAAGAAGCTATTTTTGCTAATCCAACACCTCCGACAATTACTATGCCAGCAATGTTGGCGTTATTTTCAGATTGGTGCAAAAAACAATCTGATCTGCCTGAATTTATGCAACAGTCACTCAATGCAATTTCACCGTTAACATTTACAACCGCAACCGACTATTATCACGTTTTATGGCTGAACTTTAAGTTATCTTCTACGTCGTGGTTACTGTCTATTGCTTAA
- a CDS encoding alpha-glucoside-specific PTS transporter subunit IIBC — protein sequence MLSQIQRFGGAMFTPVLLFPFAGIVVGIAILLQNPLFISEDLLRPDSLFAQIVHIIEEGGWTVFRNMPLIFAIGLPIGLAKTAQARACLAVMVSFLTWNYFINAMGIVWGSYFGVDFTNEIGGNSGLTMIAGIKTLDTSIIGAIIIAGIVTGIHNRYFDKQLPVFLGIFQGTSYVVLISFFVMLPLAWITLFFWPKVQIGIQSLQVFMVESGSLGVWIYTFLERILIPTGLHHFIYGPFIFGPAVTEHGIQVDWAQNMQYFSQSTESLKTLFPEGGFALHGNSKVFGSIGIALALYFTAAPKNRAKIAGLLIPSALTAVFVGITEPLEFTFLFISPLLFAIHAVLAATLATTLYHFGVVGNMGGGIIDNFLPMNWIPMFHNHYGMIITQIVIGLIFTMIWFVVFRTLIIKLNLKTPGREEDDEEIKLYSKQDYKNKKSQVSDSSKTAKEDRKLALPKGILEGLGGGANIKSLNNCATRLRIEVIDNEVVETDAYFKGLGVHGVVRKGHALQIIIGLHVSQVRDKIEQLMKEDPQKITLSEAI from the coding sequence ATGCTCAGTCAAATACAACGATTTGGTGGAGCCATGTTTACTCCTGTCCTACTATTTCCATTTGCAGGTATTGTTGTAGGCATTGCCATTTTATTACAGAATCCATTATTTATTAGTGAAGATTTATTAAGACCCGATAGTTTATTTGCCCAAATTGTTCATATTATTGAAGAGGGGGGATGGACTGTTTTTCGTAATATGCCTCTTATTTTTGCAATTGGCTTACCAATCGGTTTAGCTAAAACTGCACAAGCAAGAGCTTGCCTTGCTGTAATGGTGAGTTTTCTCACTTGGAATTATTTTATTAATGCAATGGGAATAGTTTGGGGAAGTTATTTCGGCGTAGATTTTACAAATGAAATTGGCGGGAATAGTGGCTTAACAATGATAGCTGGAATTAAAACATTAGATACCAGTATTATTGGGGCGATTATTATTGCGGGTATAGTTACAGGTATTCATAATCGTTATTTTGATAAACAGCTCCCTGTCTTTTTAGGTATATTTCAAGGAACTTCGTATGTTGTATTAATTAGTTTCTTTGTTATGTTACCGTTAGCGTGGATAACATTATTTTTCTGGCCAAAAGTGCAAATTGGTATTCAATCTTTGCAAGTATTTATGGTTGAATCTGGCTCTTTAGGTGTTTGGATATATACCTTTCTTGAACGTATTTTAATTCCTACTGGCTTACATCACTTTATTTATGGCCCATTTATTTTTGGCCCAGCAGTCACTGAACATGGAATTCAAGTTGATTGGGCCCAAAATATGCAATATTTCAGTCAAAGCACTGAATCTTTAAAAACGTTATTTCCAGAAGGTGGCTTTGCACTACATGGTAATAGCAAAGTCTTTGGTTCTATTGGTATAGCACTTGCTCTCTATTTTACTGCTGCACCTAAAAATAGAGCCAAAATTGCAGGTTTACTTATACCCTCTGCATTGACCGCTGTATTTGTGGGAATAACAGAACCTTTAGAGTTCACATTCTTATTTATCTCTCCGCTATTGTTTGCCATTCATGCCGTGTTAGCCGCCACATTAGCGACAACGCTTTATCACTTTGGAGTTGTCGGAAATATGGGCGGAGGGATCATCGATAATTTCCTACCTATGAATTGGATCCCAATGTTTCATAACCATTACGGGATGATTATTACGCAAATAGTTATAGGTCTGATTTTTACAATGATTTGGTTTGTGGTGTTTAGAACATTAATTATCAAACTTAATTTAAAAACACCAGGCCGTGAAGAAGATGATGAAGAGATCAAGCTCTATAGCAAACAAGATTATAAAAATAAAAAATCACAGGTTTCGGATAGTTCAAAAACAGCAAAAGAAGATCGCAAACTCGCACTTCCTAAAGGCATTCTTGAAGGCTTAGGAGGAGGGGCAAATATCAAATCTTTAAATAACTGCGCAACACGTTTACGTATTGAAGTGATTGATAACGAAGTAGTTGAAACAGATGCCTATTTTAAAGGGCTCGGTGTACATGGTGTAGTGCGTAAAGGCCATGCATTGCAAATCATTATCGGGCTACACGTTTCTCAAGTGAGAGACAAAATTGAACAACTTATGAAAGAAGATCCACAAAAAATCACCTTGTCGGAGGCTATATAA
- a CDS encoding 6-phospho-alpha-glucosidase, translating to MKKFSVVIAGGGSTFTPGIILMLLENLKRFPLRAIKFYDNDAERQETIAKACEIILTEKAPEIEFCYTTDPKTAFTDVDFVMAHIRVGKYPMREKDEKIPLRHGVLGQETCGPGGIAYGMRSIGGVLELVEYMEKYSPNAWMLNYSNPAAIVAEATRRLKPNAKILNICDMPIGIESRMAQIAGLKSRKEMRVRYYGLNHFGWWTQVEDLQGNDLLPIIRKHVAEHGYIPKVAGEPVEASWNDTFGKAKDVWALDPATMPNTYLKYYLFPDYVVAHSDPHHTRANEVMEHREKNVFSACRAITAAGKSSAGHLEIDEHASYIVDLATAIAFNTQERMLLIVPNNGSIINFDPEAMVEIPCIVGSHGPEPLVMGKIPLFQKGMMSQQVAVEKLVVEAWIEKSYLKLWQAITMSKTVPSAAVAKAILDDLIEANKDYWPELK from the coding sequence ATGAAGAAGTTCTCAGTCGTAATTGCAGGTGGCGGTAGTACATTTACACCCGGTATTATTTTGATGCTACTGGAAAATTTAAAACGTTTTCCATTAAGAGCCATCAAATTTTATGACAATGATGCCGAGAGGCAAGAAACCATTGCTAAAGCTTGTGAAATAATTCTTACTGAAAAAGCACCTGAAATTGAATTTTGCTATACCACAGATCCTAAAACTGCCTTCACGGATGTTGATTTTGTTATGGCTCATATTCGTGTTGGTAAATATCCAATGCGTGAAAAAGATGAAAAAATTCCTTTACGCCACGGCGTATTAGGGCAAGAAACCTGTGGGCCTGGTGGTATTGCTTATGGTATGCGTTCTATTGGGGGCGTATTAGAATTGGTTGAATATATGGAAAAATATTCACCTAATGCATGGATGTTAAATTATTCTAACCCAGCAGCCATTGTCGCCGAAGCTACTCGCCGCTTAAAGCCGAATGCAAAAATCTTAAATATTTGTGATATGCCAATTGGTATTGAGTCACGTATGGCGCAAATTGCAGGATTAAAATCACGTAAGGAGATGCGTGTCCGCTATTACGGCTTAAATCACTTTGGCTGGTGGACGCAAGTTGAAGATTTACAAGGTAATGATTTACTGCCTATTATTCGTAAACATGTTGCTGAGCATGGGTATATTCCTAAAGTAGCAGGAGAGCCAGTTGAAGCAAGTTGGAACGATACCTTTGGTAAGGCAAAAGATGTTTGGGCGTTAGATCCAGCAACTATGCCAAATACTTATTTGAAGTATTATTTGTTCCCTGATTATGTTGTTGCACATTCTGATCCTCATCATACGCGTGCTAATGAAGTGATGGAGCACAGAGAAAAGAACGTTTTCAGCGCTTGTCGAGCCATTACAGCCGCGGGTAAATCATCAGCAGGTCATCTTGAAATAGATGAACATGCTTCTTACATTGTCGATCTTGCAACGGCTATCGCGTTTAATACCCAAGAAAGAATGTTGCTGATCGTTCCTAACAACGGATCAATTATTAATTTTGATCCTGAAGCAATGGTGGAGATCCCCTGTATTGTCGGAAGTCATGGACCAGAGCCTTTAGTCATGGGCAAAATTCCATTATTTCAAAAAGGGATGATGAGTCAGCAGGTTGCCGTTGAAAAATTAGTGGTAGAAGCCTGGATTGAAAAATCCTATTTGAAACTGTGGCAAGCCATAACGATGTCTAAAACAGTGCCAAGTGCGGCCGTCGCAAAAGCAATTTTAGATGATTTAATTGAAGCGAATAAAGACTATTGGCCAGAGCTAAAATAG
- the ubiK gene encoding ubiquinone biosynthesis accessory factor UbiK, protein MLDPKKLEQVARQIQNVLPQGIKDFGDDIDKKIRTVLQSQLNKLDLVNREEFDVQTQVLLRTREKLTRLEHRLNELEAGLIAKPQAEVIQAEDVEITVETQAENKA, encoded by the coding sequence ATGTTGGACCCGAAAAAACTTGAACAAGTCGCGCGCCAAATCCAAAACGTTCTGCCACAAGGCATCAAAGATTTTGGTGATGATATTGATAAAAAAATCCGCACTGTTCTGCAATCTCAATTAAACAAGTTGGATTTAGTTAATCGCGAAGAGTTTGATGTACAGACTCAAGTCTTATTACGCACTCGTGAAAAACTAACACGCTTAGAACACCGTTTAAATGAGCTAGAAGCTGGTCTAATTGCAAAACCTCAAGCTGAAGTTATCCAAGCTGAAGACGTTGAAATTACAGTAGAAACTCAAGCAGAAAATAAAGCTTAA